The Vibrio coralliilyticus genome segment GAGTATATTACTTGGAAAATAGTCAGCACATCGCACGCCAAGGCTAGTAGTTAAGTAGCTACTGATGGAGAAGCAAACCATTGCAGGAAGGTATATATATCCTAAAATTAAGTTGCTCAAATCTGTATTTTCCCAGCCATTTAGCATGTACCCGAAACTGCCAGACAGTGCGATTGGGAAGCCTATTGCCGCAGATGTACCAATAGCACGTCTTACCTCAAAGTTTTGCTGGATAAGATAAGGGATTATTAGACCGGCACCGCTTATAGAGACCAGTGCAGAAATGAAACCAATCACTGAGCCGACAGTGATATTACCGATGCTTCCATGTGGACTTTTATTGTTTTTATGATCTTTGCTTCGAAACATTTTATAAGCAACATACAACATAAATACGCTGAAAAAACCTGCTAAGTGTACGCTTTGTAGATTCGATGCCATTAAGGTCGCGCAAAATGTGCCGATCAGAACTCCGCCCAACATTTTGATTACCATGCTCAAGTCAACGTTCTTTTTTTGTGGTGAGCACGCATACTACCCAATGTTGTAATGATCATCGAAGCCATCGATGTCCCAAGTGCTAGGTGGATTAGTTCAGAATCTGCTATACCTTGTATGGAAAACAGTAACGCAAAAATAGGTACTGCCATACCACCTCCACCAACTCCAACGAGTCCGGCAAGAAAGCCAACCCCTAATCCAGCTGTGATGTAATAAAAGATAAAGATAGATTCGTTCATCATAGATCCGCCTTCGATAAAACTGGTCGATGCGAAAAGATTACTCGAACTCTATCATGTCATGATAACGTTATAAGGACATAAAATAATGAATAATGGACAAAGTTGAACATCTCTAAAGAAATGCCAAACTGTGATTACAGTGAATGGCAAAATGGAGCTGCGTTAATTGCTAAGGAATGGCAGCATGAACGGAGTGATTTCAATCAGTTGGAGCAACGGCCGCATAATTGGCACAAGCATTATCGTGGTCAGTTGTTGTGTATAGATGAAGGGCTAATACAGGTTAAAACCGATGAAGGAACTTGGATCTTACCGCCTCATCGCGCGGGTTGGATACCTCCAAACGCTATGCATAGCGTGTATTTTTGTGGTTCTCTGAAAGGTCGCTCATTACTGTTTACGCCAGAAGTCTGTGGCCAGTTTCCAATTAGGCCTTGCGTGATCGAAATGAGTGATGTCTTAAAAGTCTTGTCGATTAGAGTATCGACATGGAGCAAAACAGAGGATCTATCATCCAAGTGTACGCGCATTCTTTCGGTGATTTCTGACGAAGTTGGCAATAGCCCCCACGAATCACTTTATTTTCCATTGCCCAAAGATCCAAGGCTACAAAAGATCACTCAAGCGATTCTAATTGATCCAAACAGCAAACACTCTATTGAGTATTGGGCAAGCATAGGAGCGGTTTCATCTCGAACACTAAGACGCTTGATTCGAAGTGAGTTAAACATTAGCTTTAGTGAATGGCGGCAGCAGATATTACTAATTCATTCGCTAGAAATGATGGCACGAGGAGTATCGGTAGGAGAAGTTGCCTATGCTTTAGGTTATTCAACGCCCAGTAACTTTATCGCTATGTTTCGCAGGGTTTATGGTGAGTCACCTACGCGTTACTTTTCGAATCGCAGTATTTAGTTACGAATATTTTATTTGGGTTAGTTTTGTCCAGACTGAGTTTAGAGCAATCTAATCAAACTGACTTTGTTACATCGGCTCACGAATACCTGGGAGTTTTAGCAGTTCTTTCTGTTTGGTGAAGATAAACTCGATAAACATCGACAGCTTTTTTGATTTCGTTCTCGACTCATGGAATACAAGGTAGAAGCTGATCCAATTAGGCCACAGTGCTTTACACACGGGCACAATTTCACCTTTTCTTACTGCTGAATGGGCATCAAAATACGGAACATATATCATACCTAAACCTGCTTTTGCGGCTCGCACTACCTGCTGCGGAGATTCTAGTAACAAGCCAGAGTTCGGAAAAATTGTGAGCGGTTTGTTATCTTGCTGAACGAGCCATGGCAAACCTTTTCCTTTAACTCCAATATTTACTACTTCATGTCCCTGCAGCCACTCCAAATCTTGGATACCATCTTGTTTTTTTAACCAGTTAGGTGATGCATATATACCGTATTGCAATTCAAACAAGCGTCTTTGTTTCAGATCGGAATCTAATAAGGGCCCCTGACGAAATGCAATATCAATTCTATCTTCGAAGAAATCAAGGTTTTCATTACTGCCAACCAGTTCGATGTTGAGTGTTGGATAGATCGATTTAAACTCGATGGCCCAGTCGCTGAGAGGCCAATCAACAAATTGTAATGGGGCGGTGATACGTAACGTACCAGATACCTGTGATTGAGTGTCTTGCCAATCTTTTAATGATTGATAACTTATTTCGAGCTGTTTGGTTAGAGCTAAATATTCTATTCCTGATTGGGTTAATTGCATATTTCGAGTATTTCTAACCAATAATGTAGTCCCTAACTGGCTTTCTAGATTAGCAATACGTCGACTTACGGTGCTGGTGGGTACCTTTAGTTCGATAGCAGCTTTCGAAAAAGAGCCAGTTTTAGCCACAGTTAAAAACCATAAGCTAGCTTCAAGATCCATTATTATCCCATTTTTGGTAAGCAGGTAATCATTTTATCCTACTAATAATCTTAATCAATGGCGCTTATGATGAATGCTTCATTTATAAGGAGTATATTATGTTCAAGACCATTGCTGTGATCGGCGCTACCGGAATGCTTGGTTCACCTGTAGTGAAAGCATTTGCTAATGATGGTTATACTGTTCGCGTCATTTCAAGAAACCAGTCTAAAGCTCGAGGGTTATTTCAAGGCTCGCAGTTTGAGTTTGTCGAAGCAGACTTATTCGATGACGAGAGTCTAGCTGCTGCGTTGAAGTATGTAGAAGCTGTTCATATCAATCTTAGTGGTTGCAGCCCAGAGTCTTATCTCCAGAATCATGTTGAGGGAACAAAGCAGATCCTCCGAGCCGTTGATCAATCGTCAATACAATTGATAACTATGATTTCAACTGCGACAGCGTATGAACAGAACAGCTTCAGAGTTGATACACAAGCAAAGCTAGAAGCAGAAAGCTTATTAAAAAACAGCGGCATCCCATATATGGCATATCTGCCAAGTTGGTTTTTTGAGACCCTAAACTTATTAGTTGATCAAGAGACAGTGACTACCATGTGCGAGTCAACGAAGCCCATCCGATGGATTAGCGCTGAGGACTACGCCCAAGCTGTTGTGCAGAGTTATAAACTACCTAGGCTATACAATAAGCGATTAACCTTACTTGGGCCGGAATATTTCACAATATCAGAAGCAGCTGATCTCTATGCAAAAACAAAAAACCTATCTCGGCATCACATGACAGAGAGCCAAGCTTGGGCGTATGCCAAAGAATTGGGTGATGACACTTTATTGGATGCTGTCGATTTGCTGTCGTACACTGAGAATGTTGGAGAAGAACCAGACCCCATCACTTTAGAGCACCCATTTAAGGCCTCAACCAAACTATCCGATTGGTTAAAAGTAAACTAATGATAATTGAGTATGACAGTTCCTGTGTATTGGGAGCTGTTATCGCTTGTTATCGAAGCGGTGAACAATAGCAGAGAAGTATTTTTTATATTTAAAGCATTGAAATATATGAAATTTAAGTAAGTGATGCTATAACTGGAAAGTTACACGATATAGTTGAACTGTCAGATTGTACTCAGCTCTGTTGACCCCAATTCACTGCGAGTTACAGAAAGGCCTGTAGTCAAAATCATGCAGCAACTAGTGGAAGCACTCTCGCCAAGATAAGGTGATTTAATCACTGCCATATCTGTTTTTTTGAGTTGAATTTACGGGTGAAATTGCTTTTGTGAATGTTTGTGTTTTTGGTTATTTTTTATAAAAATGATTTACTGTGACTCTTTGAGAAAGCCGGTTCGATCTTTCATCAAATTGACATGGAGTTGATAAATTTTCCACCTTGAGTCGACTAATATTCTGCATCTGACAGATTCGGTGCAGGATATCACGGTGAAGAATTTTCTTATCGAAAAACAGTATGGTACGGGCCTTTTAGTCGCCTTTCTTTTGCTCATTGCACCTATGAGTTTATTGACCAGCCATATTGATTTACTGAGTACCGTATCGGACCCACTGGGGCTAGCTTTTACCCTCTTGACTGACTCTGCAGGTTCGAAAGGCGCCATTATCACTCTGTTTGTTTTGGTCGCTATTTCTTGGCGGTTGCTCCCGAACCGTATCGAGTGGTTGAGTAAAATGGCTCAGCTTGGATTAATTCTCTTAATCGGGTTTGTGTGCAAAACCGGCCTTAAACAAATGACAGAAAGTCCACGACCTTATACTGAACTTCTGACTCATCAACTGCTGATTCCACAACCATCCCACTTCTATAATTTAAGCACAGTGCAACAGCAAGATGTGATAAACGACATTTCTCACAGTGTGAGTTCGTGGCGTACACGTCATTGGCAGGGGGAGAAAGACTATTCATTCCCATCGGGTCACACCATCTTTGCTGCCATTTGCCTTGCTTTCTTTGGGCAGTTATTTATCCACAATCGACGCTACGTGCTGGCTACGGCATTAGGCGTATGGGCAGTTGGTATGGCGTACAGCCGATTGTGGTTAGGTATGCATCGACCTGTTGATCTGATGGGGTCGGTGTTATTTGTCCTGATGTTGTATATGTTGGCTCCAAAATTCGATCGGATCACTGAAAAGCTGTTCTCTCGCTGGTCCCATTTAACGACCTGATTCAATCACTCATTGATATTGCCTTAGTCCTGCACGTCATGCTCTGACCTGCGGGGCTTCTTTTACTTGTGCGATGATATATTGTACGCATCCCTAATTTTCGTATGCTTTTTTGTAATTAAAGTAGCAAAACAGACCACATAACTGATAAAACTCGCTATTATTTGTCTTGTTTATGTAATTATCACTTTCGATATTGAATTTAACGTGTCGTTACTGTTTGGGCAGAGGTTTGCATGCAGATAAAACTATTAAAACGTCTGATTAAAGACAAAATGTTCGGTAAAACCACTAATACGGCATTAGGTGTTCAGGTTGCACAGATGGCAGATGCTCGTATGGGGGCGATGTACATGTTAGCTAACACTGAAATTACTAAAGTGGCGAAGATTTCGAACGCGCACTTTTTTGAGGCCTTTGTGGTTGGAACTGAGCCCTTTGCTGATTTTAAAGGTGCAGCAATGGGTCTGCTTAATAAAACCGATGCGATGACCAAGCTGAAAAACAGCAAAATAGCTAAGAAAGCTTCTAAGGCGGCGGAGAAAGTTGGTGAAGTTACATCGGCGATAAAAACGAAGCTGATGCAGCTGTTTTCTGATTTTTTTCGTTCTTTGCTTGATAAAGTGAAGAACATTTATGGCGACTTGTTGCACGGTGTCGAGTGGCTAGCTGAAGTTGGCACTTGGCTGACTAGTGAATTTGCCGGGACCTTCTCAAATATTATTCCTGGATGGGGCTATGTGCAAAGTGCTTCTGGGCTCTATTCTGCAGCGAAAAAGTCGGTATTAAAATCCAAAGATCTGATTTCACAAATCTATCGTGGTCGTGGTGTCGACTTACTGGGTGGACATCCAAGCATTATCTCGAACGCTCTGGCTCGCCATTCTGCGAAAGGCGCACTGGGTGGCATTAAAGATTTTACTATGGGTGTGGCAGGCATTGGCTTGCAAGCCGCTGGTGATGCGGCGGCAGGGGTTGGTTCATTGATCAGCTTAATCACCAGTATTCTTGAGCGTATTATCAAACTGGTGGACTTCTTTGTTCAACGTAGCCTTCTCGCGAAAGTTGTTAAACGTGCTAAGAAAGAGTGGAACAATCGTACCGCTAAAGGCAGCTTAGTGAATGACCATAAGATGTTCTCTGAATGGTTCCAAAGTGCGGTGATCACGACGCCAATTATCGCGGCTCTGGTGATGGGTAGTGGCTTTGTCGGCCACCCCTATAAGTTTGTCCAGCTTTTGACTCCTAAACTGGAAGTGATATCGCAAGGGGATTTTGATAAGGCTGTGGTCTATATAGACAAACTGAAGTCCCTATCGAGTAAATATGTTCAGGAATACGTTGATAGTTATAAGATTGATTTCACCAGTAAAGATGGTGTGGTCAATGCGCGCTTGAATGAATTGAAGAAAGGTAAAGGCTTGCTTGATGGACACGAGTTTGTAGTGCAGTCTGCGACGCCAGTACCTACTACACCTTAGCTATAACCGATAAAAAACGGGTCATTGAGCCGTTTTGCGCGATTTGGATGGGAAAAGTAGCGAGCATCGCCATTGAATGATTTAGACACTTGGTGAGCGACTCTTAGCAGTAAGAAAATCGGCGTTGTGGTCGGCCAAATCCGCTAAAAATATCTCGATTGAGGCATTACTCGAGATGATTGGATGAGCAAATACATCAGGAAAAGTGCGCCAGAACATAGCACTTTTCCTGACTAATGAGTTTTATAAATCGCGCATTAAAATCTCATATTCCTCATTGGCTTCTGAGATCAGGTGATGTAATTCAGTGGCATCTTTATCATCCAGATCCAATTGCCATTGGTTCTGTGCTTCCTTTCCTTTAATACGTGTCTTACCGTTAAGTTTCTCAAAACTAATATCACAGAGTTCCGTTTGGTGATGCTCATTTTTTTCTATAATATCAACATCTAACAACCCTACTGGATTGACTTCAATATGAGCATGGAAGTGGTTTTGATCTGGCAATTCGTAATCCCTGAATGTTGAAATCATGCTGTGCTCCTTGTGGTTAGCCAACGCGTTTTACAATTGTAGGACACAGAGTTTGAACAATAGGTGAAATAATCATGAAGCTTGATCTTGGTTAAACGCTTGTTCAAAAATCCGTCACGGATTTCAGTCTTTTTTCGATCGCTTCTATGGCTCGAATGACCGATGTGGGTGGGGATTTAGAATAAGGGTGAAGAGCGTAGACATTATTAGGTATTAGCTGCTTTTGTTTAAAGCAGGGTTGCACGTCCGGATATTGACTGAGCATAAAATCAGGAAGCAAACCAACCCCCATATTTTGCTGAATCAGGCTAGCCACCTGACTGACCGTGTTGACCTTATGATGGGTAATATATTTAAGCTCAGCAGAACGGACGCCTTGGGTATCGTAAAAACGGTGTGTGATGGTTTTGGGCTGCCAGTGGTTAGCGATGTACTTGGCAGTTTCAGGCGCTTGACTACTATTTACGGATTGGCATAGTACGTCGCGAAATTGACCAATACGCTTCTGTTTTACATTGCTGTCCGGCGACTCGCCAACTCGAATGGCTAAATCAATGTCGTGTTGCATTAAGTCCAACTGCTTGTCTTCTGCGACTAAGTTTAGCGATACATCGGGAAAAGGAGCAAAAGCATCACTCAATGCCGGGACGACAATACTCTCCATTAATGCAATGGGGGCGGTGATAGATAGCTTGCCGCTGGGCTCTTTTTGTAATTGACGAATGTCATCCCACGCTGTCGACATAACGTCGTTGATTGTGATGCAATATTGATAAAACCTTTCGCCCGTAGGAGTGAGTGACTGCTTACGAGTGGTGCGCTTTAACAGATCGGTCGCGAGCTCACTCTCCAGCTGTTTAAGGTGAGTACTCAGGACTGATTTCGACAACTCCAATTTGTCAGCAGCCTTCGAAATAGAACCCGCTTCGACAATCGCTTTGAAGATCATCATTTGTTTGTGCTTGTTCATTATTGTTCTCTTTATCCAAACAGTGGTTTCTAATTTATCTGTTTTTCTTAGTTAATCCTAGACCTAAACTTCTCCCCATCAGACAAGAAGGAGAAACACAATGAGTCAATCAGTATTAGAAGCGTGTCAGGCAGGTATCGAAGCGTGGAAAGCAGCATTTAACCGTCAGGATGCAAAAGGGTGTGCAGAGCAATACGCCGAAGGCACAACCATGATCGCCAAGCCATTTGGTACGTTTGAAGGTCGCGAGCAAATTCAGGCGTTTTGGCAAAACATCATTGACCAAGGCTTTAGCGATGTATCTTACACAGATACGACATGGGAAAAAGTCGATGACAATAACTATATCTTGTCGTCAAAGTGGACGATGAACAAAGCATTTGGTGTGGTACATAAAGAAGTGTGGACATTGCAGGAAGATGGTAAAGCTCGCTTGACTTACGATCAATTCGAAGTGCTGGGCGAGCGGTAATCTAACAGGGGATACGCTTAGCGTTTCCCCTTTTCTTCTTAACTAATGTCTGAAGTGAAAGTAGGCGCTCAGGCTTTATGTAGCTCTCCTTGATTTGAAAACACGTTAGGTTCTGCTGCAACAATCGTTTCGATCTCTTTGACTAGCCATTTCAACGCTTGGTTATGCTGATGTCTTCGGTGCCAAGCAATGGAAATGGTGGGGGAAGGAACGGAGATTGGAATCGGCTTTTGAATCAGTCGTCCTGTCTGTATTGCTTTGCTGGCCACAGTGAAAGGCATAACGCTTATGAGGTTGGATTCTTCCAGTAAGTCCATAGCTGATGAAAAGCTATTGACGGTCATGGCGACGCGTCGGTGTCGTCCTTTGAGTGCCAAGCAGCTGTCTACCGCGCCGCTTGGGTCACCGGAGAGTGAGACCAATAAATGATCAGCGCCGCAAAACGTATCCAGAGAGAGTGTTTCATCAGCCAGTAGGTGATCGGGGCGCATTACGCAGGTGAAGTGATTGTCATATAAGTGGCGAACTGAAACTTGCTCATGCGCTGTTGGGTAGTAATCCAGCACCAGATCCACCTCAGCTTCCAGTAATAGCTTTTGTCCATCCCCCTTAAATGGAACGGCATACAGATCAATCGCTTGCGCTCTGTCTTCAATAATCGTACGTAACCGTGGCCAGAAAAGACAGCTGATACCATCGGTTAACGCGACCCTAAGCTGAGTTGAAGAAGTCATCGGATCGAACTTAGGGGGAGAGATGGTATGACTTATCTTACTGAGCGGGTCGGCGACATCTCGCCATAGCTGCCTTGCATAAGGGGTAGGGGTGACTCCTTGTCCATGTTTGACAAACAGAGGATCTTTCCATGCATAACGCATTCGTGATACCGCTTTAGACACTGAAGGTTGGGTCATCGCTAATTGCTCTGCTGCAATAGTGATAGACTGCTCGCGCATGATTGCATCAAAAATAACAATCAGATTTAAATCAATTTTGGCCATACAATTCATTCCTAATTGGAATAACTTTTATATCAACTATCAATTAGAAGAAATAGCTTATTCGTTGAATACTGAAGCTGTACTCATCACAGATAAGGAAAAAGTTATGAAAGCAGCATTCATCAAACAATATGGAGACGCGGTAAAACTCAACATTGGTCAGTTGGATCAACCAGAAATTTCAGCGAATCAGGTATTGATAAAAGTCGCGGCTTCTGGAGTCAACCCTGTGGATTTTCATATACGTAACGGCATGATGGCGGACTCTGGTGCTCACACTCTTCCACTGATTCTAGGTTGGGATTGTTCTGGGGTGGTTGTGCAGGTTGGGACAGAGGTTGATGGCTTGGAGCTGGGCGATAAAGTGCTGTCATTTACGACTATTGCTGAGCAGGGGACTAATGCGGAATACGTCGCTGTGAACGCGGATTTGGTCGTACTAAAGCCTGAGCGGATGAGCTTCATCCAAGCCGCGGCTTTACCATTGGCTTCTGTGACGGCATGGCAAGGTTTGCATACCCATGCTGGCATTAAGCAAGGACAAACGGTTCTCATTCATAATGCTTCAGGAGGTGTCGGATCTTTCGCTGTACAAATCGCAAAAGCAGCAGGCGCCCATGTTGTGGCGACAGCCTCCGACATTAAATTGGAATATGTAAAGTCCCTAGGGGCTGATGAAGTGTATAGCGAAGCACAAACGGATTGGCACTCTTCGATGAGATACGATATCGCCTTTGTTGCTAAGGGGGGTATGGATTTGCTTCATCGAACGGTGCCCTGTGTGAAGGCGGGTGGCCGAATTGTTTCAACGTTTGATGAACTCTCTGAAAGTGATGCTGGCACCAATGGTGCAACGTTCACAAGAATGTGGGTTGAAAACAACGCTGATGATCTTAATAAGGTACTTGCTCTGTTCAATGAGCATCAATTAACTATCCCGATAGATACGGTTTATCCACTTGAGGACATTCAGCTCGCTCATAAACGCTCTGAACAATACAAAGCTGTAGGAAAGATTGTTCTGACGGTGGACTCTAAGCTGAAATATTGACTCGAACGTAAGAAAGCCGACGGTCTCAGTCGGCTTTCCAATCATCGTTTATCTTATTGTTTAACTTCGAGGGGGCGTCCCTTCTCCGTTAGAAACGACGACGTCGATCTGCACATCGGCATTCATCGCGATGTCTGAAACGCCAATGACGGTTCTTGCTGGTAGCTCTCTTTCAAAAAACGACGAGTAAATGTCGTCTATAAGGTGCAGATCTTTGATGTGACGTAACTGAATATTTACTTTTACAATGTCATCCATCACATGATCAATACTTTCAATAATGGCTTTAATGTTGGTCAAGCATTGCTGTGTTTGTTCCTCAATACCACCCGCAACCAACTGGTTTGTTGTAGGATTGACAGGCAACTGAGCCGAAATGTGGTTGTAGTGAGAAAACGCCACTGTGTGAGTGTGTAGTGCATTGAAAGGAGCGCCGTCAGTATTGTGTGCTCGAATGACAATACCATGTCTGTCTTCAACTTCTTGCGGTGGGGTACCGTCTCCATGGGAAACCACCACATCCATCTGAACCAGAGCCCCCATTGGTAAAGAAGTTGCAGAAACAATGGTTCTGGCTGGCATATAAGCCACACTACGGGCAATCGCTGAGTCAGGGAAGAAGGTTGTGTAAACGTCATCGATGGCGTCGAGATCGGCCAAGTTGGTCAGATAGACTCGAACATTGACGATATCATCAAACGGCACATCGATGTTTTCCATTACGGCTTTTAGGTTCTTCAAACATTGCTGTGCCTGCGGCTTTACTCCTCCAGACACTAAGCTGCCTGTTGTTGGATCGACAGGTAATTGGGCTGACAGGTTATTGTAATGAGAAAAGGCCACGGTATGAGTCGAATAAGGGTTCAGTGGGGCGACTTCGGTGTTTCTTGATAACTTAACAAGGTCGCATGGGGCTTGCGGATCGGTACCTTCTCCGTTTGAAATGAGGGCGTCCATCTGAATAAGGGCATCACTCAAAGGCAAGTCTGAAACAGCCAGTGCCGTACGAGCTGGCAGTGATTGCTTAAAGTAACTGGCGTAAACTTCATTGACAACGTCTAGGTCGTCCATGCTTTTGAGGAATATGTTGATTTTGACCACATCTTCCATACTGTGATCGATACTTTCAACGATGGCTTTAATGTTTTCAAGACACTGCTTCGCCTGCTCTGTGATGCTACCTGTAACAACGTCCCCAGTTTCTGGAATGATGGGTAATTGGGCCGATAAGTTGTTGTAGTGGGAAAAGGCCACGGTTTGTGAAGAA includes the following:
- a CDS encoding AraC family transcriptional regulator, whose translation is MNISKEMPNCDYSEWQNGAALIAKEWQHERSDFNQLEQRPHNWHKHYRGQLLCIDEGLIQVKTDEGTWILPPHRAGWIPPNAMHSVYFCGSLKGRSLLFTPEVCGQFPIRPCVIEMSDVLKVLSIRVSTWSKTEDLSSKCTRILSVISDEVGNSPHESLYFPLPKDPRLQKITQAILIDPNSKHSIEYWASIGAVSSRTLRRLIRSELNISFSEWRQQILLIHSLEMMARGVSVGEVAYALGYSTPSNFIAMFRRVYGESPTRYFSNRSI
- a CDS encoding LysR family transcriptional regulator yields the protein MDLEASLWFLTVAKTGSFSKAAIELKVPTSTVSRRIANLESQLGTTLLVRNTRNMQLTQSGIEYLALTKQLEISYQSLKDWQDTQSQVSGTLRITAPLQFVDWPLSDWAIEFKSIYPTLNIELVGSNENLDFFEDRIDIAFRQGPLLDSDLKQRRLFELQYGIYASPNWLKKQDGIQDLEWLQGHEVVNIGVKGKGLPWLVQQDNKPLTIFPNSGLLLESPQQVVRAAKAGLGMIYVPYFDAHSAVRKGEIVPVCKALWPNWISFYLVFHESRTKSKKLSMFIEFIFTKQKELLKLPGIREPM
- a CDS encoding SDR family oxidoreductase; translation: MFKTIAVIGATGMLGSPVVKAFANDGYTVRVISRNQSKARGLFQGSQFEFVEADLFDDESLAAALKYVEAVHINLSGCSPESYLQNHVEGTKQILRAVDQSSIQLITMISTATAYEQNSFRVDTQAKLEAESLLKNSGIPYMAYLPSWFFETLNLLVDQETVTTMCESTKPIRWISAEDYAQAVVQSYKLPRLYNKRLTLLGPEYFTISEAADLYAKTKNLSRHHMTESQAWAYAKELGDDTLLDAVDLLSYTENVGEEPDPITLEHPFKASTKLSDWLKVN
- a CDS encoding phosphatase PAP2 family protein, producing the protein MKNFLIEKQYGTGLLVAFLLLIAPMSLLTSHIDLLSTVSDPLGLAFTLLTDSAGSKGAIITLFVLVAISWRLLPNRIEWLSKMAQLGLILLIGFVCKTGLKQMTESPRPYTELLTHQLLIPQPSHFYNLSTVQQQDVINDISHSVSSWRTRHWQGEKDYSFPSGHTIFAAICLAFFGQLFIHNRRYVLATALGVWAVGMAYSRLWLGMHRPVDLMGSVLFVLMLYMLAPKFDRITEKLFSRWSHLTT
- a CDS encoding LysR family transcriptional regulator — encoded protein: MNKHKQMMIFKAIVEAGSISKAADKLELSKSVLSTHLKQLESELATDLLKRTTRKQSLTPTGERFYQYCITINDVMSTAWDDIRQLQKEPSGKLSITAPIALMESIVVPALSDAFAPFPDVSLNLVAEDKQLDLMQHDIDLAIRVGESPDSNVKQKRIGQFRDVLCQSVNSSQAPETAKYIANHWQPKTITHRFYDTQGVRSAELKYITHHKVNTVSQVASLIQQNMGVGLLPDFMLSQYPDVQPCFKQKQLIPNNVYALHPYSKSPPTSVIRAIEAIEKRLKSVTDF
- a CDS encoding YybH family protein, with translation MSQSVLEACQAGIEAWKAAFNRQDAKGCAEQYAEGTTMIAKPFGTFEGREQIQAFWQNIIDQGFSDVSYTDTTWEKVDDNNYILSSKWTMNKAFGVVHKEVWTLQEDGKARLTYDQFEVLGER
- a CDS encoding LysR family transcriptional regulator, translated to MAKIDLNLIVIFDAIMREQSITIAAEQLAMTQPSVSKAVSRMRYAWKDPLFVKHGQGVTPTPYARQLWRDVADPLSKISHTISPPKFDPMTSSTQLRVALTDGISCLFWPRLRTIIEDRAQAIDLYAVPFKGDGQKLLLEAEVDLVLDYYPTAHEQVSVRHLYDNHFTCVMRPDHLLADETLSLDTFCGADHLLVSLSGDPSGAVDSCLALKGRHRRVAMTVNSFSSAMDLLEESNLISVMPFTVASKAIQTGRLIQKPIPISVPSPTISIAWHRRHQHNQALKWLVKEIETIVAAEPNVFSNQGELHKA
- a CDS encoding NADP-dependent oxidoreductase encodes the protein MKAAFIKQYGDAVKLNIGQLDQPEISANQVLIKVAASGVNPVDFHIRNGMMADSGAHTLPLILGWDCSGVVVQVGTEVDGLELGDKVLSFTTIAEQGTNAEYVAVNADLVVLKPERMSFIQAAALPLASVTAWQGLHTHAGIKQGQTVLIHNASGGVGSFAVQIAKAAGAHVVATASDIKLEYVKSLGADEVYSEAQTDWHSSMRYDIAFVAKGGMDLLHRTVPCVKAGGRIVSTFDELSESDAGTNGATFTRMWVENNADDLNKVLALFNEHQLTIPIDTVYPLEDIQLAHKRSEQYKAVGKIVLTVDSKLKY
- a CDS encoding RidA family protein, whose amino-acid sequence is MNGGIIKVSKNTERAPINAHSSQTVAFSHYNNLSAQLPIIPETGDVVTGSITEQAKQCLENIKAIVESIDHSMEDVVKINIFLKSMDDLDVVNEVYASYFKQSLPARTALAVSDLPLSDALIQMDALISNGEGTDPQAPCDLVKLSRNTEVAPLNPYSTHTVAFSHYNNLSAQLPVDPTTGSLVSGGVKPQAQQCLKNLKAVMENIDVPFDDIVNVRVYLTNLADLDAIDDVYTTFFPDSAIARSVAYMPARTIVSATSLPMGALVQMDVVVSHGDGTPPQEVEDRHGIVIRAHNTDGAPFNALHTHTVAFSHYNHISAQLPVNPTTNQLVAGGIEEQTQQCLTNIKAIIESIDHVMDDIVKVNIQLRHIKDLHLIDDIYSSFFERELPARTVIGVSDIAMNADVQIDVVVSNGEGTPPRS